Proteins from a single region of Diaphorobacter limosus:
- a CDS encoding Ldh family oxidoreductase, which translates to MNTKHAHLTPTEHIPFDTLRTTLAHIFERHGTSAAVAAVLADNCASAERDGAHSHGVFRIPGYLSTLASGWVDGHAIPRVQDMAPGFLSVDACNGFAQPAYMMAYDALVAKARANGIALLAIHNSHHFAALWPDVEPLARDGLVALALVNSMACVVPSGGTKALFGTNPIAFAAPRAGHDPLVFDLATSAMAHGDVQIAAREGRPLPEGFGVDCNGQPTTDPRAVLDGGALLPFGGLHSSYKGSALSMMVELLAAALTGGHFSFEFDWRGHSGAQTPHTGELIIAIDPAKSQGRGFAQRCEDLVRAMAGAGQQRLPGERRYRQRAQSLREGVALPAATWAELQRLAQA; encoded by the coding sequence ATGAACACCAAACACGCCCACCTCACGCCGACAGAGCACATCCCCTTCGACACCCTGCGCACGACGCTGGCGCACATCTTCGAACGCCACGGCACCAGCGCCGCCGTCGCCGCCGTGCTGGCCGACAACTGTGCCAGCGCCGAGCGCGACGGCGCGCACAGCCATGGCGTGTTTCGCATTCCCGGCTACCTTTCCACGCTGGCCAGCGGTTGGGTGGACGGCCACGCCATACCCCGGGTGCAGGACATGGCGCCAGGCTTTCTGTCGGTGGATGCGTGCAATGGCTTTGCCCAGCCGGCCTACATGATGGCCTACGACGCCCTGGTGGCCAAGGCGCGTGCCAACGGCATCGCGCTGCTGGCGATCCACAACTCGCACCATTTTGCTGCCCTGTGGCCCGACGTCGAGCCGCTGGCGCGCGACGGTCTGGTGGCGCTGGCCCTGGTCAACAGCATGGCCTGCGTGGTGCCCAGCGGCGGCACCAAGGCGCTGTTTGGCACCAACCCCATCGCCTTCGCCGCGCCGCGCGCCGGCCATGACCCTCTGGTGTTCGACCTGGCCACCAGCGCCATGGCCCATGGCGATGTGCAGATTGCGGCGCGCGAGGGCCGGCCACTGCCCGAGGGGTTTGGCGTGGACTGCAATGGCCAGCCAACGACCGACCCGCGCGCCGTGCTGGACGGCGGTGCGCTACTGCCCTTTGGCGGCCTGCACAGCAGCTACAAGGGCTCGGCCCTGTCGATGATGGTGGAGCTGCTGGCCGCGGCGCTCACGGGTGGCCATTTTTCGTTCGAGTTCGACTGGCGCGGCCACTCCGGCGCACAAACCCCGCACACGGGCGAGCTGATCATCGCCATAGACCCGGCCAAGAGCCAGGGGCGTGGGTTTGCCCAGCGCTGCGAAGACCTGGTGCGGGCCATGGCCGGGGCCGGTCAGCAGCGCCTGCCCGGCGAGCGCCGCTACCGCCAGCGGGCGCAGTCGCTGCGCGAAGGCGTTGCGCTACCGGCCGCCACCTGGGCCGAATTGCAGCGCCTGGCGCAGGCGTAG
- a CDS encoding acyl-CoA synthetase, whose translation MTANHMYDQNLSRNAANHAPLSPLSFIERTAEVYPERLAIVHGELRQTWAQTYARCRRLASSLQRAGIAKNDTVAVMLPNTPPMVEAHFGVPMAGAVLNALNTRLDPETIAFMLDHGEAKAVIVDPEFATVIAKALTLRQSKAPLLLIDVEDEVYGAAELRVGQQTYEEFLAAGDPQFAWELPGDEWDAIALNYTSGTTGNPKGVVYHHRGATINAISNVLEWDMPKHAVYLWTLPMFHCNGWCFPWTVAARAGVNVCLRRVEAQAIFDAMRKHGVTHYCSAPIVHGLLVNAPAAMKAGVPAGIKAMVAGAAPPASMIEGMEKLGFDLTHVYGLTEVYGPATVCAKHDAWGDLDIGERARLNARQGVRYHLQRAAAVLDPETMQSVPHDGETMGEIMFRGNIAMKGYLKNPQATEEAFRGGWFHSGDLAVQYPDGYIKIKDRSKDIIISGGENISSIEVEDVLYRHPDVLAAAVVARPDPKWGETPCAFVELKAGAQTTPEDIVAHCKQHLAGFKVPRAVVFGELPKTSTGKIQKFELRKQAGSAAAINV comes from the coding sequence ATGACCGCCAACCACATGTACGACCAGAACCTGTCACGCAACGCGGCCAACCACGCCCCGCTGTCGCCCCTGTCCTTCATCGAGCGCACGGCCGAGGTTTACCCAGAGCGCCTGGCCATCGTCCATGGCGAGCTGCGCCAGACCTGGGCCCAGACCTACGCGCGCTGCCGTCGCCTGGCCAGCAGCCTGCAGCGCGCCGGCATAGCCAAGAACGACACCGTGGCGGTGATGCTGCCCAACACTCCGCCCATGGTGGAGGCGCATTTCGGTGTGCCCATGGCCGGCGCCGTGCTCAACGCGCTGAACACGCGCCTGGACCCCGAGACCATCGCCTTCATGCTGGATCACGGCGAGGCCAAGGCGGTGATCGTCGATCCCGAGTTCGCCACCGTCATTGCCAAGGCGCTTACGCTGCGCCAGTCCAAGGCGCCGTTGCTGCTGATCGACGTGGAGGACGAGGTCTATGGCGCGGCCGAGCTGCGCGTGGGCCAGCAGACCTACGAGGAGTTTCTGGCCGCGGGCGACCCCCAGTTCGCCTGGGAGCTGCCGGGCGACGAGTGGGATGCCATCGCCCTCAACTACACGTCAGGCACCACCGGCAACCCCAAGGGCGTGGTCTACCACCACCGCGGCGCCACCATCAACGCCATCAGCAACGTGCTGGAGTGGGACATGCCCAAGCATGCCGTGTATCTGTGGACCCTGCCCATGTTCCACTGCAATGGCTGGTGCTTCCCGTGGACGGTGGCGGCGCGTGCCGGCGTCAACGTCTGCCTGCGCCGCGTCGAGGCACAGGCCATCTTTGATGCCATGCGCAAGCATGGTGTCACGCATTACTGCAGCGCACCCATCGTGCATGGCCTGCTGGTGAATGCCCCGGCCGCCATGAAGGCCGGCGTGCCGGCGGGCATCAAGGCCATGGTGGCCGGCGCCGCGCCGCCGGCCTCGATGATCGAGGGCATGGAAAAACTCGGCTTCGACCTGACCCATGTCTACGGCCTGACCGAGGTCTATGGCCCGGCCACGGTGTGCGCCAAGCACGACGCCTGGGGCGATCTGGACATCGGCGAGCGTGCCCGCCTGAACGCGCGCCAGGGCGTGCGCTACCACCTGCAGCGCGCGGCCGCCGTGCTCGACCCCGAGACCATGCAGAGCGTGCCGCACGACGGCGAGACCATGGGCGAGATCATGTTCCGCGGCAACATCGCCATGAAGGGCTACCTGAAGAACCCCCAGGCGACCGAAGAGGCCTTCCGCGGTGGCTGGTTCCATTCGGGCGACCTGGCCGTGCAGTACCCCGACGGCTACATCAAGATCAAGGATCGCAGCAAGGACATCATCATCTCGGGCGGCGAGAACATCTCCTCCATCGAGGTGGAAGACGTGCTGTATCGCCACCCCGACGTGCTGGCCGCCGCCGTGGTCGCCAGGCCCGATCCGAAGTGGGGGGAGACGCCCTGCGCCTTCGTCGAGCTGAAGGCCGGCGCCCAGACCACGCCCGAGGACATCGTGGCGCATTGCAAGCAGCACCTGGCCGGCTTCAAGGTGCCGCGCGCCGTGGTGTTTGGCGAGCTGCCCAAGACCAGCACCGGCAAGATCCAGAAGTTTGAACTGCGCAAGCAGGCCGGGTCGGCAGCGGCCATCAACGTCTGA
- the modB gene encoding molybdate ABC transporter permease subunit yields the protein MLSPEDWSAIRLTLELAGITTVLLLVLCTPIAWWLAHTPSRWRGPVGAVVALPLVLPPTVIGFYLLVLMGPSGPVGRLTESLGWGRLPFTFWGLVVGSIVYSLPFAVQPLQRAFESMGRRPLEVAAALGAGPLDRFFTVALPLARPGFITAAVLSFAHTVGEFGVVLMLGGNIPGKTRVVSVQIYDHVEAMEYAQAHWLAGGMVAFAFVVLMALHWLQPKGRLQ from the coding sequence TTGCTGTCCCCCGAAGACTGGTCTGCCATCCGGCTCACGCTGGAGCTGGCCGGCATCACCACCGTGCTGCTGCTGGTGCTGTGCACGCCGATTGCCTGGTGGCTGGCGCACACACCCTCGCGCTGGCGCGGCCCGGTAGGGGCCGTAGTGGCGCTGCCGCTGGTGCTGCCTCCCACGGTGATCGGGTTCTACCTGCTGGTGCTGATGGGCCCCAGTGGCCCGGTGGGGCGGCTCACCGAGTCGCTGGGCTGGGGCCGCCTGCCCTTTACCTTCTGGGGCCTGGTCGTTGGCTCCATCGTGTATTCACTGCCGTTTGCCGTTCAGCCGCTGCAGCGCGCGTTCGAATCCATGGGCCGGCGCCCGCTGGAAGTGGCCGCGGCCCTGGGCGCGGGGCCGCTCGATCGTTTCTTCACCGTCGCCCTGCCGCTGGCGCGCCCGGGCTTCATCACCGCCGCGGTGCTGAGCTTTGCCCACACCGTGGGCGAGTTTGGCGTGGTGCTGATGCTGGGCGGCAACATCCCGGGCAAGACACGCGTGGTGTCGGTGCAGATCTACGACCATGTGGAGGCCATGGAGTACGCCCAGGCACATTGGCTCGCGGGCGGCATGGTGGCATTCGCCTTCGTCGTGCTGATGGCGCTGCATTGGCTGCAGCCCAAGGGGCGGCTGCAATGA
- a CDS encoding ABC transporter substrate-binding protein, translating into MNRKLKTLVAVLGAAGMGLAASQAQAQDKVKIGFITDMSSLYADVEGKNGALAIQMAIDDFGGKVLGKPIELMSADHQNKADIAASKAREWIDTQGLTMLFGGTQSGTALAMAEIAKEKKRVFFDSGAGSSALTNDQCSPYTVHYAYDTVALAKGTGSAVVKQGGKSWFFLTADYAFGAALEADTARVVKENGGTVVGSVKHPLNASDFSSFLLQAQNSKAQVLGLANAGGDLINSIKAAKEFGITKSMKLVGLLVFITDVHSLGLKNTEGLLLTTSWDWNLNDQTRAFGKKFFEKAKRMPTDIQAADYSATMNYLKAVQAAGTTDADKVMAKLKSTPIDDFYAKGVIRPDGRFAHDMYLMQVKSQKESQQPWDYYKVVAKLPADQVWTTKAESKCALWK; encoded by the coding sequence ATGAACCGCAAACTCAAAACCCTGGTCGCCGTGCTCGGTGCCGCCGGCATGGGCCTGGCTGCCAGCCAGGCGCAGGCGCAGGACAAGGTGAAGATCGGTTTCATCACCGACATGTCCAGCCTGTACGCCGACGTGGAGGGCAAGAACGGCGCGCTGGCCATCCAGATGGCCATCGACGACTTCGGCGGCAAGGTGCTGGGCAAGCCCATCGAGCTGATGAGCGCCGACCACCAGAACAAGGCCGACATCGCCGCCAGCAAAGCGCGCGAGTGGATCGACACCCAGGGCCTGACCATGCTGTTTGGCGGCACGCAGTCGGGCACGGCGCTGGCCATGGCCGAAATCGCCAAGGAAAAGAAGCGTGTGTTCTTTGACAGCGGCGCTGGCTCGTCGGCATTGACCAACGATCAGTGCAGCCCCTACACCGTGCACTACGCCTACGACACCGTGGCCCTGGCCAAGGGCACGGGCAGCGCCGTGGTCAAGCAGGGCGGCAAGAGCTGGTTCTTCCTCACGGCCGACTACGCCTTTGGCGCCGCACTAGAGGCAGATACCGCCCGGGTGGTCAAGGAAAACGGCGGCACCGTGGTGGGCAGCGTCAAGCATCCTCTGAATGCGTCGGATTTTTCCTCCTTCCTGCTGCAGGCGCAAAACTCCAAGGCCCAGGTGCTGGGCCTGGCGAATGCGGGCGGCGACCTGATCAACTCCATCAAGGCCGCCAAGGAATTCGGCATCACCAAGAGCATGAAGCTGGTCGGCCTGCTGGTGTTCATCACCGACGTGCACAGCCTGGGCCTGAAGAACACCGAAGGCCTGCTGCTGACCACCAGCTGGGACTGGAACCTGAACGACCAGACACGCGCCTTCGGCAAGAAGTTCTTCGAAAAGGCCAAGCGCATGCCCACGGACATCCAGGCGGCCGACTATTCCGCCACCATGAACTACCTCAAGGCCGTGCAGGCGGCGGGCACCACGGATGCCGACAAGGTCATGGCCAAGCTCAAGTCCACGCCCATCGACGACTTCTACGCCAAGGGCGTGATTCGCCCCGACGGCCGCTTCGCGCACGACATGTATTTGATGCAGGTGAAGTCGCAAAAGGAGTCGCAACAGCCCTGGGACTACTACAAAGTCGTGGCCAAGCTGCCGGCAGATCAGGTGTGGACTACCAAGGCCGAGAGCAAGTGCGCGCTGTGGAAGTGA
- a CDS encoding branched-chain amino acid ABC transporter permease — MEIFGVSMPAMLSQLLLGLVNGSFYAILSLGLAVIFGLLNVINFAHGALFMLGALITWMAMSYLGVNYWVMLIASPLVVGLVGVVIERLFLRWIYKLDHLYGLLLTLGLTMVIEGVFRSIYGVSGLGYDTPELLEGATNLGFMILPNYRAWVVVASIVVCIATWYVIEKTKLGAYLRAGTENPRLVEAFGVNVPVMITLTYAFGAALAAFAGVLAAPVYQVTPLMGQNLIIVVFAVVVIGGMGSIMGSILTGLGLGVIEGFTKVFYPEASSTVVFVIMAIVLLIRPAGLFGKEK; from the coding sequence ATGGAAATCTTTGGTGTTTCAATGCCGGCCATGCTCAGCCAGCTCCTGCTGGGGCTGGTCAATGGCTCGTTCTACGCGATCCTCAGTCTGGGCCTGGCCGTCATCTTCGGCCTGCTCAACGTGATCAACTTCGCCCATGGCGCTTTGTTCATGCTGGGGGCGTTGATCACCTGGATGGCCATGAGTTACCTGGGCGTCAACTACTGGGTGATGTTGATCGCCTCGCCCCTGGTGGTGGGGCTTGTCGGGGTGGTCATAGAGCGCCTGTTCCTGCGCTGGATCTACAAGCTCGATCACCTGTACGGCCTGCTGCTCACGCTGGGTCTGACGATGGTGATCGAGGGCGTGTTCCGCTCCATCTACGGTGTCTCTGGCCTGGGGTATGACACGCCCGAGCTGCTGGAGGGCGCGACCAACCTGGGCTTCATGATCCTGCCCAACTACCGCGCCTGGGTGGTGGTGGCCTCCATCGTGGTGTGCATCGCCACCTGGTATGTGATCGAGAAGACCAAGCTTGGCGCTTATCTGCGCGCCGGCACCGAGAACCCGCGTTTGGTCGAGGCCTTTGGCGTCAACGTGCCGGTGATGATCACGCTGACCTACGCCTTCGGCGCCGCGCTGGCGGCCTTTGCCGGGGTGCTGGCAGCGCCCGTCTACCAGGTCACGCCGCTGATGGGCCAGAACCTGATCATCGTGGTGTTCGCCGTGGTGGTGATCGGCGGCATGGGCTCCATCATGGGCTCCATCCTCACCGGCCTGGGCCTGGGCGTGATCGAGGGTTTCACGAAGGTGTTCTACCCCGAGGCGTCTTCCACCGTCGTGTTCGTCATCATGGCCATTGTTTTGCTCATCCGCCCCGCCGGCCTGTTCGGCAAAGAAAAGTAA
- the modA gene encoding molybdate ABC transporter substrate-binding protein, with translation MHPLRSLALAAVLLPTAHAGEVSVAVAANFTAPMQKIAAQFEQDTGHKAQLSFGATGKFYAQIANGAPFGVLLAADDTTPEKIGKEGLGDGSTRFTYAIGQLVLWSKQPGYVDADGKVLQKTDWQHIAIANPKLAPYGLAAMQTLNRLGLTAQVQPRIVQGENIGQTYQFAASGNAPLGFVALSQVMEGGKLREGSAWVVPASMHESIRQDAIVLKPGQGNAAAAALMDYLKGDKARAIIKSYGYSF, from the coding sequence ATGCACCCTTTGCGCTCCCTGGCTCTGGCCGCCGTTCTGTTGCCCACGGCACATGCCGGCGAGGTTTCCGTCGCCGTGGCGGCAAACTTCACGGCACCCATGCAGAAGATTGCCGCGCAATTCGAGCAGGACACGGGCCACAAGGCCCAGCTGTCGTTTGGCGCCACCGGCAAGTTCTATGCGCAGATCGCCAACGGCGCGCCGTTTGGCGTGTTGCTGGCAGCGGACGACACCACCCCCGAAAAAATTGGCAAAGAAGGCCTGGGCGATGGCAGCACGCGCTTCACCTATGCCATCGGCCAGCTGGTGCTGTGGAGCAAACAGCCCGGCTACGTGGATGCCGACGGCAAGGTGCTGCAAAAGACCGACTGGCAGCATATTGCAATAGCCAACCCCAAGCTGGCGCCCTACGGCCTGGCGGCCATGCAAACGCTGAACAGGCTGGGCCTGACGGCACAGGTGCAGCCGCGCATCGTGCAGGGGGAGAACATTGGCCAGACCTACCAGTTCGCCGCATCCGGCAACGCGCCGCTGGGCTTTGTGGCGCTGTCGCAGGTCATGGAGGGCGGCAAGCTGCGCGAAGGCTCGGCCTGGGTCGTGCCGGCCAGCATGCATGAGAGCATCCGCCAGGACGCCATCGTGCTCAAGCCGGGTCAGGGCAACGCAGCGGCGGCCGCGCTGATGGACTACCTCAAGGGCGACAAGGCGCGCGCCATCATCAAGTCCTACGGTTATTCTTTCTGA
- a CDS encoding branched-chain amino acid ABC transporter permease, which yields MNVKKFAPIGYGLLLLGLIAAPFVGAYPVFVMKLLCFALFATAFNLLLGYTGLLSFGHAAFLGGAAYVTGHAVKVWGATPELGLLIGTLSGALLGLVMGWFTIRRQGIYATMITLALAQMLFFAALQMPFTGGEDGLQGVPRGKLFGVLDLSSDLTMYYVCLVIVVLAFLLIVRTIDSPFGQVLRGIKENEPRATSLGYDTNRFKLLAFVISAAIAGLAGALKTLVLGFATLSDVHWSASGHVVLMTLVGGMGTLAGPLVGAAVVVALENKIGDLGTLLAKLTTIDWFNTLGESVTIVTGLIFVVCVLAFRRGIMGEIVAWLERRGTGGGNSH from the coding sequence ATGAACGTCAAGAAATTTGCCCCCATCGGTTACGGCCTGCTGCTGCTGGGCCTGATCGCTGCGCCCTTCGTGGGTGCCTACCCGGTGTTCGTGATGAAGCTGCTGTGCTTCGCGCTGTTCGCCACGGCCTTCAACCTGCTGCTGGGCTACACCGGCCTGCTGTCCTTTGGCCATGCGGCCTTTCTGGGCGGCGCGGCCTATGTGACGGGCCATGCCGTCAAGGTCTGGGGCGCTACGCCCGAGCTGGGCCTGCTGATCGGCACGCTCTCTGGTGCACTGCTGGGCCTGGTGATGGGCTGGTTCACCATCCGCCGCCAGGGCATCTACGCCACCATGATCACGCTGGCGCTGGCGCAGATGCTGTTCTTTGCGGCGCTGCAAATGCCGTTCACCGGTGGCGAGGACGGCCTTCAGGGCGTGCCGCGCGGCAAGCTGTTCGGCGTGCTCGATCTGTCCAGCGACCTGACCATGTACTACGTGTGCCTGGTGATCGTGGTGCTGGCCTTCCTGCTCATCGTGCGCACCATTGATTCGCCGTTTGGCCAGGTGCTGCGTGGCATCAAGGAAAACGAGCCGCGCGCCACCTCGCTGGGCTATGACACCAACCGCTTCAAGCTGCTGGCCTTCGTGATCTCGGCCGCCATCGCCGGGCTCGCTGGTGCCCTCAAGACCCTGGTGCTGGGCTTTGCCACGCTGTCGGACGTGCACTGGAGCGCCTCGGGCCATGTGGTCTTGATGACCCTGGTCGGCGGCATGGGCACGCTGGCCGGCCCGCTGGTCGGCGCCGCCGTGGTGGTGGCGCTGGAGAACAAGATCGGCGACCTGGGCACGCTGCTGGCCAAGCTGACGACCATCGACTGGTTCAACACCCTGGGCGAGTCGGTGACCATCGTCACCGGCCTGATCTTCGTGGTCTGCGTGCTGGCCTTCCGCCGCGGCATCATGGGCGAGATCGTTGCCTGGCTGGAGCGGCGCGGAACCGGCGGCGGCAACAGCCATTGA
- a CDS encoding ABC transporter ATP-binding protein: protein MAGTPALEIKGLEAWYGESHVLHGVDMVVQPGEVVTLLGRNGAGRTSTLRAIMGLTGARKGSIKVYGTETIDMATHRIAHLGLGYCPEERGIFSSLSCEENLLLPPALKTGQAGMSVDEIYAMFPNLAERKNSQGTRLSGGEQQMLAVARILRTGAKLLLLDEISEGLAPVIVQALARMITTLRAKGYTVVMVEQNFRFAAPLADRFYVMEHGRIVEKFEASELQAKMPVLNQLLGV from the coding sequence ATGGCAGGCACTCCCGCTCTGGAAATCAAGGGCCTTGAGGCCTGGTACGGCGAATCGCATGTGCTGCATGGCGTGGACATGGTGGTGCAGCCCGGCGAGGTGGTCACGCTGCTGGGGCGCAACGGCGCCGGACGCACCTCCACGCTGCGCGCCATCATGGGCCTGACCGGTGCGCGCAAGGGCTCGATCAAGGTCTATGGCACCGAGACCATAGACATGGCCACGCACCGCATCGCGCACCTGGGCCTGGGCTATTGCCCGGAAGAGCGCGGCATCTTCTCCAGCCTGTCTTGTGAGGAGAACCTGCTGCTGCCGCCCGCGCTCAAGACCGGCCAGGCCGGCATGTCGGTCGATGAAATCTACGCCATGTTCCCCAACTTGGCCGAGCGCAAGAACAGCCAGGGCACGCGCCTGTCCGGCGGGGAGCAGCAGATGCTGGCCGTGGCCCGCATCCTGCGCACCGGCGCCAAGCTGCTGCTGCTCGACGAGATCTCCGAAGGCCTGGCTCCGGTCATCGTGCAGGCCCTGGCGCGCATGATCACCACGCTGCGCGCCAAGGGCTACACGGTGGTCATGGTGGAGCAGAACTTCCGCTTTGCCGCGCCCCTGGCCGACCGCTTCTACGTCATGGAGCATGGCCGTATCGTTGAAAAGTTCGAGGCCTCCGAGCTGCAGGCCAAGATGCCCGTGCTCAATCAGCTGCTGGGCGTTTGA
- a CDS encoding ABC transporter ATP-binding protein has product MSDDVILKTSHLTKEFKGFTAVSDVNLSVRRGSIHALIGPNGAGKTTCFNLLTKFLVPTSGSIVFNGTDITNEQPAQIARRGVIRSFQISAVFPHLTLMENVRLGLQRKLGTSFHFWRSQSSLNQLNDRAVQLLAEVGLEEMADEVTVNLPYGQKRALEIATTLGMEPELMLLDEPTQGMGHEDVDRVTQLIKKVSAGRTILMVEHNMKVISTIADRITVLQRGAVLAEGNYEEVSNNPQVMEAYMGTTDGELQGAH; this is encoded by the coding sequence ATGAGCGACGACGTCATACTGAAAACATCCCACCTGACCAAGGAATTCAAGGGCTTCACGGCTGTGAGCGACGTGAACCTGAGCGTGCGCCGCGGCTCCATCCACGCGCTGATCGGCCCTAACGGCGCGGGCAAGACTACCTGCTTCAACCTGCTGACCAAATTCCTGGTGCCAACCTCGGGCAGCATCGTCTTCAACGGCACCGACATCACCAACGAGCAGCCGGCGCAGATCGCGCGCCGCGGCGTCATCCGCTCGTTCCAGATCTCGGCCGTGTTCCCGCACCTCACGCTGATGGAGAACGTGCGCCTGGGCCTGCAGCGCAAGCTGGGCACCTCGTTCCATTTCTGGCGCAGCCAAAGTTCGCTGAACCAGCTCAACGATCGCGCTGTCCAGTTGCTGGCCGAGGTGGGCCTGGAAGAGATGGCCGACGAGGTCACGGTGAACCTGCCATATGGCCAAAAGCGCGCGCTGGAGATTGCCACCACACTGGGCATGGAGCCCGAGCTGATGCTGCTCGACGAGCCCACCCAGGGCATGGGCCACGAGGACGTGGACCGCGTCACGCAGCTCATCAAGAAAGTGTCGGCCGGCCGCACCATCCTGATGGTGGAGCACAACATGAAGGTCATCTCCACGATCGCCGACCGGATCACGGTGCTGCAGCGCGGCGCCGTGCTGGCCGAAGGCAATTACGAAGAAGTCTCGAACAACCCGCAAGTGATGGAAGCCTACATGGGCACGACCGACGGCGAACTGCAGGGGGCGCACTGA
- a CDS encoding TOBE domain-containing protein, protein MMPPMQQSESLVNALGHGMVDKRIDILRQIGQGGSISQAARAAGVSYKAAWQALDTLTNLAGVTLVERVVGGAGGGGARLTPAAEQLLAAADAVRQARVSALAQLEGGGADLAVARLSLRTSMRNQWPCIVQDMRSCGQIVRVHLCGVGPAAAGLAVTARITLESAELLGLLAGVPVQALCKATAVHVLAATKAPVPAGGNQWPGRASRVSRGELGDEVAVQLDAGVQMVGFAAPDSGLRARSRVVLVIDESAVVLAV, encoded by the coding sequence ATGATGCCGCCCATGCAGCAATCCGAATCCTTGGTGAATGCCCTGGGGCATGGCATGGTCGACAAGCGCATCGACATCCTGCGCCAGATAGGGCAGGGCGGTTCCATCTCGCAGGCCGCGCGCGCTGCGGGCGTCAGCTACAAGGCCGCCTGGCAGGCGCTGGACACGCTGACCAACCTGGCCGGCGTGACCCTGGTCGAACGCGTGGTGGGCGGCGCGGGTGGTGGCGGCGCGCGGCTCACGCCCGCGGCCGAGCAGTTGCTGGCCGCGGCCGACGCCGTGCGCCAGGCGCGCGTGTCGGCATTGGCGCAGCTGGAGGGCGGCGGCGCAGACCTGGCCGTGGCGCGGCTGTCGCTGCGCACCAGCATGCGCAATCAGTGGCCGTGCATCGTGCAGGACATGCGATCTTGTGGTCAGATCGTGCGCGTGCACCTGTGTGGCGTGGGCCCTGCGGCCGCCGGCCTGGCGGTGACTGCGCGCATCACGCTGGAGAGCGCGGAACTGCTGGGCCTGCTTGCGGGTGTGCCGGTGCAGGCGCTGTGCAAGGCCACGGCGGTACATGTGCTGGCGGCCACCAAGGCGCCGGTGCCGGCAGGCGGCAACCAATGGCCAGGCCGGGCCAGTCGCGTGTCGCGCGGCGAGCTGGGCGACGAGGTGGCTGTGCAGCTGGATGCAGGCGTGCAGATGGTGGGCTTTGCCGCGCCGGACTCGGGTCTGCGGGCACGCTCACGCGTGGTGCTGGTCATCGATGAGTCGGCCGTTGTTCTGGCGGTTTGA
- the modC gene encoding molybdenum ABC transporter ATP-binding protein: MTGINARLRLQRPDFLLDVDLQLPSQGVTALFGPSGCGKTTCLRAIAGLERTTGRVEVNGQPWQDDAAGLWLPTHKRQLGYVFQEASLFAHLNVRQNMEYGLRRLAPERRRVSLDQAVELLGLSAMLARMPHTLSGGERQRVAIARALAASPRLLLMDEPLAALDAARKAEVLPYLERLQRSLDIPMLYVSHSPDEVARLASHLVLLQAGHVKVQGPTAELMTRLDLPLSHGDTAAALVQAQVLAHDAHDHLLSVAFSGGRLHLIATQQYVAGEAVRLRVLARDVSLARTRATDSSILNLLPARITQLAEDSPGQMLVALDAAGTALLARITRRSCQQLALAVGDTVFAQVKGVALVD, translated from the coding sequence ATGACCGGCATCAACGCGCGTCTGCGCCTGCAACGCCCCGACTTCCTGCTCGACGTAGACCTGCAACTGCCCAGCCAGGGCGTGACGGCGCTGTTTGGGCCATCAGGCTGCGGCAAGACCACCTGCCTGCGCGCCATCGCCGGGCTGGAACGCACCACGGGCCGCGTCGAGGTCAACGGCCAACCGTGGCAGGACGATGCGGCCGGCCTGTGGCTGCCCACGCACAAACGCCAGCTGGGCTATGTGTTCCAGGAAGCCAGCCTGTTTGCCCATCTGAACGTGCGGCAGAACATGGAATACGGCCTGCGCCGCCTGGCGCCCGAGCGCCGACGCGTGTCGCTGGATCAGGCCGTCGAGCTGCTCGGGCTGTCTGCAATGCTGGCGCGCATGCCGCACACGCTGTCGGGCGGCGAGCGCCAGCGCGTGGCCATTGCCCGAGCCCTCGCCGCCAGCCCACGCCTGCTGCTCATGGACGAGCCCCTGGCCGCGCTGGACGCAGCGCGCAAGGCCGAGGTGCTGCCATATCTGGAGCGCCTGCAGCGCAGCCTGGACATCCCGATGCTCTACGTCAGCCACTCCCCCGACGAAGTCGCGCGCCTGGCATCGCACCTGGTACTGCTGCAGGCCGGCCACGTCAAAGTCCAGGGCCCCACGGCCGAGCTGATGACGCGCCTGGATCTGCCCCTGTCCCATGGCGACACGGCCGCTGCACTGGTGCAGGCACAGGTGCTGGCGCACGATGCGCACGATCACCTGCTCAGCGTGGCCTTCAGCGGCGGCCGGCTGCACCTGATCGCTACCCAGCAATATGTAGCGGGCGAAGCCGTGCGCCTGCGCGTGCTGGCGCGCGATGTCAGCCTGGCACGTACACGCGCCACCGACAGCAGCATCCTGAACCTGCTGCCGGCACGCATCACGCAGCTGGCCGAAGACAGCCCGGGCCAGATGCTGGTGGCGCTGGACGCCGCGGGTACGGCGCTGCTGGCACGCATCACCCGGCGCTCGTGTCAGCAACTGGCGCTGGCCGTTGGGGACACAGTGTTTGCCCAGGTGAAGGGTGTGGCGCTGGTGGATTGA